A single genomic interval of Hydractinia symbiolongicarpus strain clone_291-10 chromosome 8, HSymV2.1, whole genome shotgun sequence harbors:
- the LOC130655993 gene encoding uncharacterized protein YqiK-like isoform X2 — protein MSAIIPKSCPNLRFNSIPKDHVYHSKVKPLIIAHRGQPKLYQENTYDGILSAVDVKADGFELDIYKTKDNKLVVFHDDNTEKLTGVSKIIWESTYEELQLLNLTTTYVAGGKTYTYDKPRKIPLLEEILKATKDTGLLHYLEMKPSTFFAGDSNLVNKTGELVADMITRLDLTLKSIVISFDYRKIAVVKSHNPNIVVGTLYSQKFSAYPKLLCAREYFPALSNCIADAPTDPFGYFKFTLNSGLLFKASGSSSIDCDITLYNNVKYSNDTIAMMRKNYSPDISTGFYTIYSLSKTEKQNKQDEIKTKELIKQGGGHRLITDDVPRLRVLVGKDSTGRWIKATTSVVFLCSLICAMM, from the exons ATGT CTGCTATCATACCGAAAAGTTGTCCAAACCTACGCTTCAATAGTATCCCTAAAGATCATGTGTACCATTCAAAAGTAAAGCCATTGATTATCGCACATCGCGGGCAACCCAAATTGTACCAAGAAAACACATATGACGGTATTCTTAGTGCGGTAGACGTCAAAGCTGATGGATTTGAGTTGGATATTTACAAAACAAAGGATAACAAACTTGTTGTCTTTCATGATGACAATACTGAG AAATTGACGGGAGTGAGCAAAATAATCTGGGAAAGCACATATGAAGAATTACAGCTACTTAATTTAACAACAACATATGTCGCAG gTGGAAAAACATACACTTACGACAAGCCAAGAAAGATTCCTTTGCtagaagaaattttaaaggCTACAAAAGATACTGGCTTGTTGCATTATTTAGAG ATGAAACCCAGTACATTCTTCGCTGGAGACTCGAATTTGGTCAACAAAACTGGAGAACTAGTTGCTGATATGATCACAAGACTTGACCTAACTCTTAAGAGTATCGTGATCTCGTTCGACTATCGAAAAATTGCTGTTGTAAAGTCACACAACCCCAATATAGTTGTTGGGACGTTGTATTCGCAGAAATTCAGCGCTTATCCAAAATTGCTGTGCGCTCGAGAATATTTTCCGGCTTTATCAAATTGTATTGCTGATGCCCCGACTGATCCTTTCGGCTACTTTAAATTTACTCTCAATTCTGGTCTTCTTTTTAAAGCAAGCGGAAGTTCGTCTATCGATTGTGATATTACATTGTACAATAACGTCAAGTACTCTAATGATACGATAGCCATGATGCGTAAAAACTACAGTCCAGATATAAGTACTGGTTTTTACACAATTTATAGTTTATCTAAAACTGAAAAACAGAATAAGCAGGACGAGATCAAAACAAAAGAACTTATCAAGCAAGGAGGAGGACATCGATTGATTACAGATGACGTACCCAGACTTCGTGTATTGGTCGGAAAAGACTCGACGGGAAGATGGATTAAGGCTACGACGAGTGTTGTCTTCTTGTGTTCGCTCATTTGCGCCATGATGTAA
- the LOC130655994 gene encoding tRNA-splicing endonuclease subunit Sen34-like, translating to MNLQNQSQKEDLILITEISGKYFVWNADHVYNLRTQHRICGALIGSLPRKPWQTNITSLPLILLPEEVHLCCTMGIAKIATAENYFERKQDRFVDAVQFHKQREENERDQIRLFKFEKMKKEKVFYGFSKKTRRKETRTLQMQHNDESDTTTNDGNNEIKNTISETSKILNNARSIENATSFNTQSDNNSEDDWTSITLSDQDLVYYQQAVRVHIPTCAANVNQIAQHEFNYPRTWREKACYSVFKDFWTKGYYVTSASKFGGDYLVYPGDPLRYHSFYIVLVMDTDRHLTSKETICYGRLAASVKKTVVLATVNSDCSSVSFVSLSWTHMKT from the coding sequence ATGAATCTGCAAAATCAATCACAAAAAGAGGACTTGATTTTAATAACAGAAATCTCTGGAAAATACTTTGTTTGGAATGCAGACCATGTGTACAATTTACGAACCCAACATAGGATATGTGGTGCATTGATTGGTTCATTACCTCGAAAACCATGGCAAACCAACATTACTTCTTTGCCATTAATTTTATTACCCGAAGAAGTGCATTTATGTTGCACGATGGGAATTGCAAAAATCGCTACAgcagaaaattattttgaaaggaAACAGGACAGGTTTGTTGATGCAGTGCAATTTCACAAACAACGCGAAGAAAACGAAAGAGATCAGATTAGATTGTTTAAATTtgagaaaatgaaaaaagaaaaagtgtttTATGGATTTAGTAAAAAAACGAGAAGAAAAGAAACAAGGACACTACAAATGCAGCACAATGATGAATCAGACACTACTACAAATGATGGTAATaacgaaataaaaaacacaatttcGGAGActagtaaaattttaaataatgcacGTTCTATAGAAAATGCCACAAGTTTTAATACACAATCAGACAATAATTCTGAAGATGACTGGACCTCTATTACTTTATCTGATCAGGATTTAGTTTATTACCAGCAAGCAGTTCGTGTGCATATACCAACGTGTGCTGCAAATGTAAATCAAATTGCTCAACACGAATTTAATTATCCTCGAACATGGCGCGAAAAAGCGTGCTATAGCGTTTTTAAAGATTTCTGGACGAAAGGTTATTATGTCACTTCTGCTTCCAAATTTGGTGGAGACTACCTTGTCTACCCAGGCGATCCACTTAGGTACCATTCTTTTTATATAGTACTTGTTATGGACACAGACAGGCATTTAACTTCAAAAGAGACAATTTGTTATGGGCGCTTAGCAGCATCTGTAAAGAAGACTGTTGTCTTGGCAACGGTAAACAGCGACTGTTCTTCTGTGTCGTTTGTATCTTTAAGTTGGACCCACATGAAGACTTAA
- the LOC130655236 gene encoding galaxin-like, with product MFATMMSSALVCVFLILLCNTYFARSAMCGHQSYDTSRQICCCASSDRGMTCRAHSKLSGNGCCGSEVMDSNSGEYCCGHQMDRVCRKVTTGNGNLCNGKRFNTRADICCDGVIRSKVSGTYCCGNKNFNPRSNVCCGGVINDVVIGRFCCGTKNFGRNYQCCDPSIPKIRVRGRC from the exons atgtTCGCCACCATGATGTCTTCTGCGTTGGTTTGTGTTTTTCTAATTCTACTTTGTAATACTTATTTTGCAAGATCAG CAATGTGTGGACATCAGAGTTACGATACTTCCCGCCAAATATGTTGTTGTGCTTCCTCTGACCGAGGCATGACTTGTCGAGCACATTCAAAATTAAGTGGGAATGGATGTTGTGGTTCTGAAGTGATGGACTCAAATTCTGGAGAGTATTGTTGTGGACATCAGATGGATCGCGTTTGCAGGAAGGTCACGACC GGAAATGGAAATCTTTGCAATGGAAAGCGATTTAACACGAGAGCTGATATATGCTGTGATGGTGTGATACGAAGCAAAGTTTCTGGTACATATTGTTGTggaaacaagaattttaatccTCGCTCAAACGTTTGTTGTGGTGGAGTTATAAATGATGTTGTAATAGGTCGCTTTTGTTGTGGCACTAAAAACTTTGGCAGAAATTATCAATGCTGCGATCCGTCAATTCCTAAAATTAGAGTGAGAGGACGATGCTAG
- the LOC130655993 gene encoding glycerophosphodiester phosphodiesterase-like isoform X1, with amino-acid sequence MAVGMDSSILLVILACGITAAIIPKSCPNLRFNSIPKDHVYHSKVKPLIIAHRGQPKLYQENTYDGILSAVDVKADGFELDIYKTKDNKLVVFHDDNTEKLTGVSKIIWESTYEELQLLNLTTTYVAGGKTYTYDKPRKIPLLEEILKATKDTGLLHYLEMKPSTFFAGDSNLVNKTGELVADMITRLDLTLKSIVISFDYRKIAVVKSHNPNIVVGTLYSQKFSAYPKLLCAREYFPALSNCIADAPTDPFGYFKFTLNSGLLFKASGSSSIDCDITLYNNVKYSNDTIAMMRKNYSPDISTGFYTIYSLSKTEKQNKQDEIKTKELIKQGGGHRLITDDVPRLRVLVGKDSTGRWIKATTSVVFLCSLICAMM; translated from the exons ATGGCAGTTGGAATGGATTCAAGTATATTGTTAGTTATTTTAGCGTGTGGGATAACAG CTGCTATCATACCGAAAAGTTGTCCAAACCTACGCTTCAATAGTATCCCTAAAGATCATGTGTACCATTCAAAAGTAAAGCCATTGATTATCGCACATCGCGGGCAACCCAAATTGTACCAAGAAAACACATATGACGGTATTCTTAGTGCGGTAGACGTCAAAGCTGATGGATTTGAGTTGGATATTTACAAAACAAAGGATAACAAACTTGTTGTCTTTCATGATGACAATACTGAG AAATTGACGGGAGTGAGCAAAATAATCTGGGAAAGCACATATGAAGAATTACAGCTACTTAATTTAACAACAACATATGTCGCAG gTGGAAAAACATACACTTACGACAAGCCAAGAAAGATTCCTTTGCtagaagaaattttaaaggCTACAAAAGATACTGGCTTGTTGCATTATTTAGAG ATGAAACCCAGTACATTCTTCGCTGGAGACTCGAATTTGGTCAACAAAACTGGAGAACTAGTTGCTGATATGATCACAAGACTTGACCTAACTCTTAAGAGTATCGTGATCTCGTTCGACTATCGAAAAATTGCTGTTGTAAAGTCACACAACCCCAATATAGTTGTTGGGACGTTGTATTCGCAGAAATTCAGCGCTTATCCAAAATTGCTGTGCGCTCGAGAATATTTTCCGGCTTTATCAAATTGTATTGCTGATGCCCCGACTGATCCTTTCGGCTACTTTAAATTTACTCTCAATTCTGGTCTTCTTTTTAAAGCAAGCGGAAGTTCGTCTATCGATTGTGATATTACATTGTACAATAACGTCAAGTACTCTAATGATACGATAGCCATGATGCGTAAAAACTACAGTCCAGATATAAGTACTGGTTTTTACACAATTTATAGTTTATCTAAAACTGAAAAACAGAATAAGCAGGACGAGATCAAAACAAAAGAACTTATCAAGCAAGGAGGAGGACATCGATTGATTACAGATGACGTACCCAGACTTCGTGTATTGGTCGGAAAAGACTCGACGGGAAGATGGATTAAGGCTACGACGAGTGTTGTCTTCTTGTGTTCGCTCATTTGCGCCATGATGTAA